TTTCGAACGAACGGTGAAGACCTGGGAGGAGGCCATACAGATGGGAAGCATTCGAGGCAGCTCTCCTCCTTTCAACTACTATTTTCCACATCCAGAGGACTTCGACCTCCCTAACGTGACCGGGAATATCGCGAAGGGATTAACCTATTTCAGCCTCACCGTTCCCGAGCCTTCGATGGGTTCGTTAGCTCTGATAGCTCTGAGCGGCCTAGTGTTCGGTCGATTTTCGCGGAGGTTCTGATCTTTCACTGATCTGTAGGAGAAATGAGCCTCTCGCTGCTGTTCTCCCGACGTCGTCGCTAAGTTTGCAGTGTAGGAGACGGTAACGAGGCTTGGTTCATGGAGAGAGGCCGTCGGACTTCGAGTATCGTTCAGCAGGTGCCCCATCAGGACGTTTCGTTGTACCCACGAATTGGTAGACCTCGGCCTGCTAGAACCACCCCGACTCAGAGTCGCGGTGGCTATAAGTCCGACAGGCTGCTAAAGCCCCTTCACTTCCCAACCCTTACGGTAAGTGCGTCGCACGAATGGATTCGCCTCTTTGACATCGAAGGTGAGTTTGCGCGCGTTCCACTGCAGGGTGGTGTGGGGAAACCGGGTGGCCACGCTCCCTAACAAGACCGCCTCGGTGAGGGGGCCGGCGTAATCAAAATTGGCCTGCGTTTTGTCCTTCCCGAGAATCGCATCCACGAACTGATGCCAGTGGTGAGCCCGTTCCATCTTAGGCTTCTCCATCCCGGCATACTGGTCCACGGGGAACAGCTTCGGACGGTCGATGTGGGGGAGCAGCATCACGCCCTTCGTTCCGATAAAAATACTCCCTTGATCTGGCAGCCACGGACGCTCCGAGGAAACAACGGCTGGCTTTACCAGAGATTGAATCTCTTTGGGCGGACGCTGATCGCCGTCATACCAGGTGACCTTCACGGTCTTGCCCTCAGTGAACTGGGTGCCAGGGAAGACATAATGAATCACCGCGTCGACGGCCCAGGAATGAGCATTGGGCGACGGCCCCTCGCTTCGCACGCTCAGCGGGGCCGTCAGGGCGAGAGCCTTGAATACCGGATCATAAATGTGGCAGCCCATGTCCCCGAAGGTGCCGGTTCCAAAGTCGAGTCGCTTACGCCAGTTGCCCGGATGATACCATCCATCGCCGATGAACGGACGATCCGCGCAGACACCTAGCCAAAGGTCCCAATCGAAACCCGCCGGGATAGGATCGACTCGATCTGGCTTCGCTTCGGTGTCCCCCCACTTCTTGCTGCTCCAAGTATGAACCTCTTTGATCTTGCCGATGACGCCTTCCTGCACCATGCGGACAGCGGCGCGATACTCCCCGGAAGAGTGAATCTGAATTCCCATCTGGGTAACGAGCTTCTTTTCCCGGGCGAACTCGGTGAGCCGACGCGTTTCGTAGATATCATGCGTGAGCGGCTTCTGTCCGTAGACGTGGAGACCGTGACGCATGGCGCTCATACCCATTGCAGCGTGCATATGGTCCGGGGTGGAGACGTTCACGCTGGTGAGCTCCTTTTCCTTTTCCAGGAGCTGGCGCCAATCCTGGTAAACACGCAATTCAGG
Above is a window of Verrucomicrobiales bacterium DNA encoding:
- a CDS encoding Gfo/Idh/MocA family oxidoreductase, which encodes MHSSGSFSRRRFLKTTTASALALPWFVPRLISAPPSNRVLHASFGAGGMARADLSELIKHPNVQLTAVADVEPAKAADLKQKFPELRVYQDWRQLLEKEKELTSVNVSTPDHMHAAMGMSAMRHGLHVYGQKPLTHDIYETRRLTEFAREKKLVTQMGIQIHSSGEYRAAVRMVQEGVIGKIKEVHTWSSKKWGDTEAKPDRVDPIPAGFDWDLWLGVCADRPFIGDGWYHPGNWRKRLDFGTGTFGDMGCHIYDPVFKALALTAPLSVRSEGPSPNAHSWAVDAVIHYVFPGTQFTEGKTVKVTWYDGDQRPPKEIQSLVKPAVVSSERPWLPDQGSIFIGTKGVMLLPHIDRPKLFPVDQYAGMEKPKMERAHHWHQFVDAILGKDKTQANFDYAGPLTEAVLLGSVATRFPHTTLQWNARKLTFDVKEANPFVRRTYRKGWEVKGL